A section of the bacterium genome encodes:
- a CDS encoding Trm112 family protein, with product MDKELLDILACPVCKGDIIYDEVNQKLICNACGRKYPIRDGIPVMLEEEAE from the coding sequence ATGGATAAAGAATTATTAGATATTTTAGCCTGCCCAGTATGTAAAGGTGATATTATTTATGATGAGGTAAATCAGAAGTTAATCTGTAATGCCTGTGGACGCAAATACCCAATACGAGATGGAATTCCAGTGATGTTAGAGGAAGAGGCAGAATAG